The Marinomonas profundi DNA segment AACTGGTTTGCTTGGCGGGTTTGCTGTGTGATGACCGTATGTGGCAGGGTGTCGCCGCGCAATTAGAGCAGGATGCAGACGTCGAGATAATGAGCTTTGCCGGCTTTGATGACCTGACGGCTATGGCGCAGCATGTTTTATCAAGCGTAGAGGGCGATTTTGCCTTGGCGGGTCACTCAATGGGAGGACGCGTGGCGTTGGAGATTTATCGTCTTGCGCCACAACGTATTACCCATTTAGCGCTATTAAATACGGGTGTTCATCCTAAATCAGACCAAGAAATCCCCGGGCGTATGCGCTTAATTGACGCCGCAAAAAGCAAGGGTATGCCAGCGTTAGCAAGGCAATGGCTGGTTCCCATGATGTCGCCGAAAGGGCTACAAGATGCCGAGTTGATGGCGAACCTCACGCAAATGGTGGAATCTTATTCCGTTGACGACTTTGAAAAGCAAATTCATGCGCTGATCCAGCGTCCCAATGCTGAAGCGCAGCTTGCACAGATTTCGGTGCCGACTTTGTTGCTTTCTGGCACCCAAGACACCTGGAGCCCGGTTGAGCAGCATCGGCTGATTCAACACAAAATCGTCGGCAGTGAGTTGGTGGTTATTGAAGACGCTGGGCACATGGCGCCAGTGGAAGCGCCCATACCAGTCGCCAATGCCTTGAAAAGCTGGCTACAAAAAAGCCGCAAGAGGTTGAGTGAGCAAACGCTGGAATCTATGCTGATTGAGTGGCAATGTCAGAAACTGGTAACGCGCTCTATTAATCTGCTAGACCAAGGACGCTGGCAAGAGTTGGCGAGTTGTTATGCTGAAGACGGTGTGTTGTATCGCCCTAGTGCGCCGACGGTAAAAATTGCAGGACGTGATGCGATTCTAGACTCGTTTACGGCTCGGCCTGCGAAAGAAACGTGCCACGCATTGACGAATTTAGACGCCGATATTATTAATGAAACACATGTTGTTGTAACGTCGAGAGTGGTGTTGTTTGCAGGCGCTAAAAAAACCGACCCTATTGAAAAAATGGTCCAAGCCAATGCGGATGTTTATATCGGTCGTTTTGTGGATGAAATCAAAAAAATCGAGGGTGAATGGTTAATCATCAAGCGGCAAGGGTCGATAGAGCTAAATTACAAAGGTGTTGGTTAAAAGTGGCTTACAGTAGCGAAAAGTGAAGGAAAGTCGTAATGGCATTTTCTCTGCGTTAAAAAGACGCTATATCAAAATACAATACCCTTTTGGTTAAATTGAACTAGCCAAATTGATGGTGGAAAAACAATACTCTAATCAAGGATTGTGATGGAATGGCGGTGTTGGCGAATACCGCGATAAGCAAAAAGCACAGGTCGCTAAAGACCCTGCTTAAATCGTTAAATCAAGACAAAGTTTCCAAAAAAATAAGGACGCACCGATAATCCGGCCTGTCCCGCAATAAAAATAAAAAGCCTTCAAGAAAGGCACCACAGCAACATTGGGAGAACCTCCATGACATTGAATAAATTAATCGTCTCTACGTCAGTCGCTATCGCGTTATCGGGTCAAGTATTTGCCGAGGAGTTGAAATTCGCTAGCTTTACGCCACCCTTTCATACCATCAACGCATCGGTGATTGAAAAACTGAATGCCGATTTATCGGCGGCCACTAATGGTGATCTCACCGTACGCGGCTACCATGGCGGTGAACTAGGCGCGGGTCCTGCAGAGCAATACATTCGAGTTCTACAGGGGGCAGCGGATATGTCTTGGGGCTTGCCGGGTTATACCTCGTCGCAGTTTGGCAAGACGATGATTTCCGAGCTGCCCGGTGCGATTCCAGAAGACATGCCGGGTTATGA contains these protein-coding regions:
- a CDS encoding alpha/beta fold hydrolase, whose product is MAGFTAKPKLVCLAGLLCDDRMWQGVAAQLEQDADVEIMSFAGFDDLTAMAQHVLSSVEGDFALAGHSMGGRVALEIYRLAPQRITHLALLNTGVHPKSDQEIPGRMRLIDAAKSKGMPALARQWLVPMMSPKGLQDAELMANLTQMVESYSVDDFEKQIHALIQRPNAEAQLAQISVPTLLLSGTQDTWSPVEQHRLIQHKIVGSELVVIEDAGHMAPVEAPIPVANALKSWLQKSRKRLSEQTLESMLIEWQCQKLVTRSINLLDQGRWQELASCYAEDGVLYRPSAPTVKIAGRDAILDSFTARPAKETCHALTNLDADIINETHVVVTSRVVLFAGAKKTDPIEKMVQANADVYIGRFVDEIKKIEGEWLIIKRQGSIELNYKGVG